In Bdellovibrio sp. GT3, one genomic interval encodes:
- a CDS encoding ABC transporter permease subunit, producing the protein MIDPIEKHLIKNELTLKRYKRFKRDRIAVISVWVLLAMFFFSFTAELWANNRPHILHYNGQTYFPLFKDYHPSELGRTDIYVMDYRSLEMKEGDWSVWPVIQWDPYESNKAVETYPSAPTKQNWLGTDESGRDVTTRLLYGFRYTMIFAIGAWFFTYAIGITIGSVMGYMGGRVDLVGQRVVEVVESVPYLFVLITIISIFTPNIVLLAALSAILGWTGIAAYMRAQFLSLRKREYVEAAKAIGATHSRIIAGHILPNALTPIITFAPFAISANVYALSMLDYLGLGLVPPTPSWGEMMAQAQKWATIAGWLVWGPLVAMVVTLTLLNNIGKAVRDAFDAKM; encoded by the coding sequence ATGATAGATCCAATTGAAAAACACCTTATTAAGAATGAGCTAACGCTTAAACGTTATAAACGCTTTAAGCGCGATCGCATTGCCGTTATCTCCGTTTGGGTTTTACTTGCAATGTTCTTCTTCAGTTTCACTGCAGAGCTATGGGCGAACAATCGTCCGCATATCCTGCACTACAACGGTCAAACTTATTTCCCGTTGTTCAAAGACTACCATCCGTCTGAATTGGGTCGCACCGATATTTACGTGATGGACTATCGTTCTTTGGAAATGAAAGAGGGCGACTGGTCAGTATGGCCGGTGATCCAATGGGATCCCTACGAAAGCAATAAAGCAGTTGAAACATATCCATCTGCTCCAACCAAACAAAACTGGTTGGGTACTGATGAAAGTGGTCGTGACGTAACGACTCGTCTTCTTTACGGTTTCCGCTACACAATGATCTTCGCTATCGGTGCGTGGTTCTTCACTTATGCCATTGGTATCACAATTGGTTCTGTGATGGGTTACATGGGTGGTCGCGTGGACTTGGTTGGTCAACGTGTGGTTGAGGTTGTTGAATCTGTACCATATCTATTTGTATTGATCACAATCATCTCCATCTTCACTCCAAATATCGTGTTGCTGGCAGCATTGAGTGCGATTTTGGGTTGGACAGGGATTGCAGCTTACATGCGTGCCCAGTTCCTTTCATTGCGTAAACGTGAATACGTGGAAGCAGCGAAGGCCATTGGTGCCACTCACTCGCGCATTATCGCAGGTCATATCCTGCCGAATGCCCTGACTCCGATTATCACATTTGCTCCGTTCGCAATCTCTGCAAACGTGTATGCACTTTCCATGTTGGACTATTTGGGTCTGGGACTTGTTCCGCCAACTCCATCATGGGGTGAGATGATGGCTCAAGCTCAGAAGTGGGCAACCATCGCGGGTTGGTTGGTATGGGGACCATTGGTTGCAATGGTTGTAACTCTGACTCTACTGAATAATATCGGTAAGGCAGTTCGAGACGCCTTCGACGCAAAAATGTAA
- a CDS encoding BON domain-containing protein, with product MQSSNYHPQRRRDSENRSIQRERRVLEFSPEDRARREEILQNRAEARHRFEKKARNEREYHRRDTREDETQSRFYDYDENRRHERYASPDFNSGYGHDANRPLPRDFVASSNYEEELRIHDMAEKDWSDHDFHPAQKDYHRNDSRIQDELAHVIARHRGIDGRDIEVEVIDGIVTLSGFVPERRMRYLAEDISINCFGVIDVNNNLKVHRNSDAEARFGGRRTFGRRP from the coding sequence ATGCAAAGTTCAAACTACCATCCCCAACGACGTCGTGATTCAGAAAATCGATCCATTCAAAGAGAGCGAAGAGTACTGGAATTCTCTCCCGAAGACAGAGCTCGGAGAGAGGAAATCCTGCAGAATCGCGCCGAAGCCAGACACCGATTCGAAAAGAAAGCCCGCAACGAAAGGGAGTACCATCGCCGGGATACTCGCGAGGACGAAACACAATCGCGGTTCTATGACTACGATGAAAATCGCAGACATGAACGGTATGCCTCTCCGGATTTCAATTCAGGCTATGGGCACGATGCCAACCGCCCGCTCCCCCGGGACTTCGTCGCAAGTTCAAATTACGAAGAAGAACTGCGAATACATGACATGGCGGAAAAGGATTGGTCGGATCATGATTTCCATCCGGCGCAAAAAGACTATCATCGCAACGATTCCAGAATTCAGGATGAGTTGGCCCATGTCATTGCCCGACACAGGGGAATTGACGGTCGGGATATCGAAGTTGAAGTGATTGACGGGATTGTCACTCTGTCGGGATTTGTTCCGGAAAGACGAATGCGGTATCTTGCCGAGGACATCTCCATCAATTGCTTTGGCGTGATTGACGTAAATAATAACTTAAAGGTTCACAGAAATTCGGATGCCGAAGCCCGCTTCGGCGGAAGAAGAACATTTGGACGTCGCCCGTAA
- the speA gene encoding biosynthetic arginine decarboxylase has protein sequence MSNWSPEKSAALYGINNWGNGYFRINSTGTISVTPMGASGPAVDLHELTQDLLDRGIRVPIMIRFPDIIKSRVELLNGCFKKAFADHGYKGNYNGVYPIKVNQQRHLVQELVKYGKDYSMGLECGSKPELLVVLALMNTENALIICNGFKDAEYIETAILSQKLGRNTIIVVDRKEELKMIVDVAKKFNTRPKIGFRAKLNTQGAGKWVDSSGARSKFGLTATEIVDGVEYLKAEGMLECLELMHYHIGSQVPAIQSIKSSLKEGARFYTELYKMGATGLKFLDVGGGLGIDYDGSGHSDSSVNYSEQEYANDIVSVVQTLCDEKSIPHPNIVTESGRFLVAHHSVLVFNVMGVNDLHRHEPPRPATKSDPSIMQDMQYIFEKVNKDNINECFNDLEQSKNETLQLFTYGVLSLEQRAWCESMYFTIATKMVKLAKTVPDTEDIIAALKKELCDTYYSNFSLFQSLPDSWAVGQLFPVLPIHRLGEEPVREATLADLTCDSDGVIEKFIDTESGEPAETIRLHKFTDGEQYYLGVFLTGAYQEILGDLHNLFGDTDAVHISLNGVGYTIDHYVPGDTVTEVLSYVQYGRSEMVDSVRQATEESIQKGSITKQEAKLLIKHYEEGLSGYTYLEEAE, from the coding sequence ATGTCAAATTGGAGTCCTGAAAAAAGCGCGGCGCTTTACGGTATCAACAACTGGGGCAACGGTTATTTCAGAATTAACTCAACGGGAACTATTTCAGTTACTCCGATGGGTGCAAGCGGTCCTGCTGTGGACCTTCACGAATTGACTCAAGATCTTTTGGACCGCGGTATCCGCGTTCCTATCATGATCAGATTTCCAGACATCATCAAATCTCGCGTTGAGCTTTTGAACGGCTGCTTTAAAAAAGCTTTTGCTGATCATGGTTACAAAGGTAACTACAACGGCGTCTACCCGATCAAAGTGAATCAACAACGTCACTTGGTTCAAGAATTGGTAAAATACGGCAAAGACTACAGCATGGGTCTTGAGTGCGGTTCCAAACCAGAACTTCTGGTGGTTCTTGCACTGATGAACACAGAAAACGCGCTGATCATCTGCAATGGCTTCAAAGATGCTGAGTACATCGAGACAGCTATTCTTTCTCAAAAACTAGGTCGCAACACCATCATCGTTGTCGACCGTAAAGAAGAACTAAAAATGATCGTGGACGTGGCGAAGAAATTCAACACTCGTCCAAAAATCGGTTTCCGCGCCAAATTGAACACTCAAGGTGCCGGTAAATGGGTTGACTCGTCTGGTGCGCGCTCTAAGTTCGGTTTGACTGCAACTGAGATCGTGGACGGCGTAGAATACTTGAAAGCTGAAGGCATGCTAGAGTGCTTGGAACTGATGCATTACCATATCGGCTCCCAAGTTCCAGCGATCCAATCGATCAAGTCTTCCCTTAAAGAAGGCGCGCGTTTCTATACAGAGCTTTATAAAATGGGCGCAACTGGCCTAAAATTCCTGGATGTTGGCGGCGGTCTTGGTATTGACTACGACGGTTCCGGCCACTCTGACAGCTCTGTAAACTACTCTGAGCAAGAATACGCCAACGACATCGTTTCCGTTGTGCAAACTCTTTGCGATGAAAAATCCATCCCACATCCAAATATCGTGACCGAATCTGGCCGCTTCCTGGTAGCCCATCACTCCGTCTTGGTATTTAACGTTATGGGTGTGAATGATCTTCACCGCCATGAACCACCTCGTCCTGCGACTAAATCTGATCCATCGATCATGCAAGACATGCAGTACATCTTTGAAAAAGTGAACAAAGACAATATCAACGAGTGCTTCAATGACCTTGAGCAATCCAAGAATGAAACTTTGCAGCTTTTCACTTACGGCGTTCTTTCACTGGAACAACGTGCGTGGTGTGAATCCATGTACTTCACTATCGCGACTAAGATGGTGAAACTGGCAAAAACAGTTCCTGACACAGAAGACATCATCGCGGCACTTAAAAAAGAATTGTGCGATACCTACTATTCAAACTTCTCATTGTTCCAATCCCTTCCGGATTCCTGGGCCGTGGGTCAGTTGTTCCCGGTATTGCCAATCCATCGCTTAGGCGAAGAACCAGTGCGCGAAGCAACTTTGGCGGATTTGACTTGTGACTCTGACGGTGTGATTGAAAAATTCATCGATACTGAATCTGGCGAGCCTGCAGAAACTATCCGTCTGCACAAATTCACTGATGGCGAACAATACTACCTGGGTGTGTTCCTGACTGGCGCATACCAAGAGATCCTGGGCGACCTTCATAACTTGTTCGGCGATACTGATGCGGTTCATATTTCCCTAAACGGCGTGGGCTATACAATTGACCACTACGTTCCGGGTGACACTGTGACTGAGGTATTGTCCTACGTTCAGTACGGCCGCTCTGAAATGGTCGACAGCGTTCGTCAAGCAACGGAAGAATCCATCCAAAAAGGTTCGATCACGAAGCAGGAAGCAAAACTTCTGATCAAACACTACGAAGAAGGCCTTTCCGGTTACACTTACTTAGAAGAAGCTGAATAA
- the leuS gene encoding leucine--tRNA ligase, producing the protein MSLNFTEIEKKWQKKWADAEAFKAEATSSKPKYYALDMFPYPSGSGLHIGHMASYTPGDIVSRYKRSKGFNVLHPMGYDAFGLPAEQYAIQTGIHPAITTEKAIESFRKTLQSFGFSFDWSREISTAEPKYYKWTQFIFLKLYERGLAYQKEVPVNWCPELKTVLANDEVIDGKSERGGHPVIRVPMKQWMLKITDYAERLLNDLDKVDWPERTKEAQRNWIGKSEGARVTFKVKDETDISFEVFTTRPDTLFGVTFMVMAPEHPLVKRITTQPQASSVEDYVLATSRKSEVERKATTEKTGVFTGAHAINPINGEKIEIWIADYVLTDYGTGAIMAVPGHDARDHEFATKFHLPIVRVLEGGDTLPFEGEGKLVNSGFLNGLTKSEAISKMIAHLENGKMGTREVQYKLRDWLFSRQRYWGEPFPIVNLEGGKQMGVPYNELPVVLPEVADYEPSETGEAPLAKIQEWVTYKGKNGETGRRETDTMPGAAGSSWYFLRYIDPNNDVAPFDAKAEKYWMPVDLYVGGPEHTVGHLLYSRFWMKVLFDCGLVTHDEPFKKLAHQGMILGPDNQKMSKSRGNVISPEDVAKTHGADSLRTFISFMGPLNADKPWSPTGIDGVKRFLDRVSRLVVSDDGNYVATKEALPPAIEKLLHKTIKKVTDDIESMSFNTAIAAMMILVNDLYKENCRSELALKPLAQILAPFAPHLAEELWEKMGGQGLCSLAPWPSYDSNLCADDTVTIGVQVNGKMRGTIEIGVAASEVEALTAAKAVPGVNSALSGKDPDKVIYKAGKILNLIIKA; encoded by the coding sequence ATGAGTTTGAATTTTACTGAGATTGAGAAGAAATGGCAGAAAAAGTGGGCGGATGCGGAGGCCTTTAAAGCCGAGGCGACTTCCTCAAAACCGAAATACTATGCATTGGATATGTTCCCTTATCCATCTGGTTCTGGTTTGCATATCGGGCACATGGCTTCTTACACTCCGGGCGACATCGTTTCCCGTTATAAACGCTCCAAAGGCTTCAACGTTCTTCACCCGATGGGTTACGATGCGTTTGGTTTGCCGGCAGAGCAATACGCAATTCAAACTGGCATTCACCCTGCTATCACGACTGAAAAAGCTATCGAAAGCTTCCGCAAGACTCTTCAGTCTTTTGGTTTCAGCTTTGACTGGAGCCGCGAAATCTCCACGGCAGAACCAAAATACTACAAGTGGACACAATTCATTTTCCTGAAACTTTATGAGCGTGGCTTGGCTTATCAAAAAGAAGTTCCTGTGAACTGGTGCCCGGAGCTTAAAACAGTTTTGGCAAATGACGAGGTCATCGACGGTAAATCCGAGCGTGGCGGTCATCCGGTGATCCGCGTTCCAATGAAACAGTGGATGCTTAAGATCACAGACTACGCTGAACGTCTATTGAATGACCTGGATAAAGTTGACTGGCCTGAACGCACTAAAGAAGCACAACGCAACTGGATTGGAAAATCCGAAGGTGCGCGCGTAACTTTCAAAGTAAAAGACGAAACAGACATCTCCTTTGAAGTCTTCACGACCCGCCCCGACACATTGTTTGGTGTGACTTTTATGGTCATGGCACCAGAACATCCGCTGGTTAAAAGAATCACGACTCAACCTCAGGCTTCTTCGGTTGAGGACTATGTCCTTGCAACTTCTCGCAAGTCTGAAGTTGAGCGCAAAGCCACGACAGAAAAAACGGGCGTATTCACTGGGGCCCACGCCATCAACCCAATCAATGGCGAAAAAATTGAGATCTGGATCGCCGACTACGTTCTTACAGATTACGGAACAGGCGCCATCATGGCAGTTCCTGGTCACGATGCCCGCGATCATGAGTTCGCAACCAAATTCCATCTTCCTATTGTTCGCGTACTGGAAGGCGGCGATACTTTGCCGTTCGAAGGCGAAGGCAAACTTGTAAATTCTGGTTTCCTAAATGGCCTTACCAAGTCTGAGGCGATCAGCAAAATGATTGCACACCTTGAAAACGGCAAAATGGGCACGCGCGAAGTTCAGTACAAACTGCGCGACTGGTTGTTCTCCCGTCAGCGTTACTGGGGTGAGCCATTCCCGATCGTAAATCTTGAAGGCGGGAAACAAATGGGAGTTCCATACAACGAACTTCCAGTGGTGCTTCCTGAAGTCGCAGACTATGAACCATCTGAAACTGGTGAGGCTCCCCTTGCCAAAATTCAGGAATGGGTCACTTACAAAGGCAAAAACGGCGAGACCGGTCGTCGCGAAACAGACACGATGCCAGGAGCCGCAGGTTCTTCTTGGTACTTCCTGCGTTACATTGATCCTAACAATGACGTGGCACCATTCGATGCGAAAGCTGAAAAATACTGGATGCCAGTGGATCTTTACGTAGGTGGACCTGAGCACACTGTGGGTCACTTATTGTATTCACGTTTTTGGATGAAGGTTCTATTCGACTGTGGCTTGGTCACGCACGATGAGCCGTTCAAAAAGCTGGCTCACCAAGGTATGATCCTGGGACCAGACAACCAAAAAATGTCAAAATCCCGCGGAAACGTGATTTCACCGGAAGACGTGGCGAAGACCCACGGAGCTGACTCGCTTAGAACGTTTATCAGCTTCATGGGACCTTTGAACGCCGACAAACCTTGGTCTCCAACAGGGATCGACGGAGTTAAGCGCTTCTTGGATCGCGTAAGCCGCCTGGTTGTTTCTGACGACGGCAATTATGTTGCGACCAAAGAAGCTTTGCCGCCAGCAATCGAGAAATTACTTCATAAAACAATCAAAAAGGTCACTGACGACATTGAATCCATGAGCTTTAACACAGCGATTGCGGCGATGATGATCCTGGTAAATGACCTTTACAAAGAAAACTGCCGCTCTGAACTGGCTCTAAAACCGCTAGCTCAGATCCTGGCGCCTTTTGCTCCGCATTTGGCTGAAGAATTGTGGGAAAAAATGGGTGGCCAAGGACTTTGCTCTTTGGCTCCGTGGCCAAGTTATGATAGTAACCTTTGCGCTGATGACACTGTGACAATCGGCGTGCAGGTAAATGGCAAAATGCGCGGCACGATCGAAATTGGAGTTGCTGCTTCTGAAGTGGAAGCACTGACTGCGGCGAAAGCCGTGCCTGGTGTTAATTCTGCACTTTCCGGCAAAGATCCTGATAAAGTGATCTACAAAGCTGGGAAGATTTTGAATCTTATTATCAAAGCATAG
- a CDS encoding GGDEF domain-containing response regulator: MSGFETGNKNPKSRRILVIDDDPDSLEILLEPLRWEGYDARGVTTESEAHKLIESWIPHVVILDWMAQSMAGLRVLRTIRERLSHVSCVFVSENSHTEAIIEALDSGADDYIVKPFVPLELLARIRSQLRIRDLHEQLLFANEKLKEMVDTDDLTSLYNMRSLYQRLDFEMERAKRFGRDVCVVMMDMDYFKTVNDGHDHLFGSFVLSEVGKIIRACTRNIDIPARYGGDEFLVVLTETNHEGAMHFCERLRENIEKTTFKTGEDSIKLTASLGFAITVPGESISAKELVRRADHALYDAKRRGRNQVCHYHPEENKVVEILPPAQNRKKTAS; this comes from the coding sequence ATGAGTGGTTTTGAAACTGGTAACAAAAATCCTAAAAGTCGCCGTATTCTAGTAATCGACGACGATCCAGACAGCTTGGAAATCTTGCTGGAGCCTCTCCGTTGGGAGGGCTACGATGCCCGTGGTGTCACGACTGAAAGTGAAGCTCACAAGCTGATCGAGTCGTGGATCCCTCATGTGGTCATTTTGGATTGGATGGCGCAGTCGATGGCGGGCCTTCGTGTTCTACGCACGATCCGCGAACGTTTGTCGCATGTTTCCTGCGTTTTCGTCTCTGAGAACTCTCATACCGAAGCGATCATTGAGGCCCTGGATTCAGGTGCTGATGACTATATCGTAAAGCCATTTGTACCTCTTGAATTGCTGGCGCGAATCCGCTCGCAACTTCGTATCCGTGATCTTCATGAACAATTGCTTTTTGCGAATGAAAAACTAAAAGAAATGGTGGATACGGACGATTTGACCAGTCTGTACAACATGCGTTCCTTGTACCAGCGCCTTGATTTCGAGATGGAGCGTGCGAAGCGCTTTGGTCGTGATGTTTGCGTGGTGATGATGGACATGGACTATTTCAAAACCGTGAATGACGGACATGACCATTTGTTCGGAAGTTTCGTGCTTTCGGAAGTGGGGAAAATCATCCGTGCCTGCACTCGGAACATTGATATTCCGGCGCGCTACGGTGGTGACGAATTCCTTGTGGTATTGACCGAGACAAATCACGAAGGTGCGATGCATTTCTGCGAACGCCTGCGTGAAAATATCGAGAAAACGACATTTAAAACGGGTGAAGACTCCATCAAACTGACGGCCTCTTTGGGATTTGCAATCACAGTTCCAGGGGAAAGCATCAGTGCCAAGGAGCTGGTTCGTCGCGCCGATCATGCTCTTTACGATGCAAAACGCCGCGGACGCAATCAAGTTTGCCACTATCATCCCGAAGAAAACAAAGTTGTCGAAATTCTGCCTCCAGCGCAGAATCGTAAAAAAACAGCCAGCTAA
- a CDS encoding cation diffusion facilitator family transporter yields MVTQSITVSDKIRNRAAWISALASIAIFSLKVAAYRMTGSAAVLSDALESIVNVVASLVALYVIRISAQPADREHPYGHGKAEYFSATFEGGLVLSASILIIYESVKSLIFPAPPQKLEIGMAIVSVAALLNLLLGLYLKHVGSTHQSDALKASGVHVLSDVITTAGVIVGLGLVLLTDIQWIDPVIAILIGLHLAWSGYNIVRESMGGLMDEISESSLQDLCEALEKNRQPGIINIHQLRIMRNGRFHHVDAHLVVPEYWDISKAHGETLEFEKSVVKDYVFDGELAFHLDPCKKSYCPECDMPDCPIRLQPYQSRSPFTVKSLTAEVPESN; encoded by the coding sequence ATGGTGACTCAATCTATTACAGTATCAGACAAGATTCGCAATCGCGCAGCGTGGATTTCCGCACTGGCAAGTATTGCGATTTTTTCCCTGAAAGTTGCGGCTTACCGTATGACGGGATCTGCGGCGGTACTGTCAGATGCATTGGAAAGCATCGTGAATGTGGTTGCCTCCCTGGTGGCATTGTATGTGATCCGTATCTCCGCGCAACCAGCGGACCGGGAACATCCCTACGGGCATGGAAAGGCCGAGTATTTTTCCGCCACTTTTGAAGGTGGATTGGTGCTCTCTGCTTCGATTCTGATTATTTATGAATCTGTAAAGTCCCTGATATTCCCGGCTCCACCGCAAAAGTTGGAAATCGGTATGGCCATAGTTTCTGTGGCGGCATTGCTGAACTTGTTGCTGGGATTGTATTTGAAGCATGTGGGCTCGACCCATCAGTCTGACGCCCTCAAAGCCAGTGGTGTGCACGTGCTGTCTGACGTGATCACGACGGCAGGTGTGATCGTTGGATTGGGCTTGGTTTTACTGACGGATATTCAGTGGATTGACCCGGTGATCGCCATTTTGATTGGTTTGCACCTGGCTTGGTCGGGATACAATATCGTTCGCGAGTCCATGGGTGGCTTGATGGATGAAATCAGCGAGTCCTCCTTGCAGGATTTGTGTGAGGCTTTAGAGAAAAATCGCCAGCCTGGAATCATCAACATTCATCAATTGCGCATTATGCGAAACGGCCGATTTCATCACGTGGATGCCCATCTGGTGGTGCCTGAATACTGGGACATCAGTAAGGCTCACGGGGAGACGCTGGAGTTCGAAAAGTCCGTGGTTAAGGACTACGTTTTTGATGGAGAGCTCGCTTTCCATTTGGACCCTTGTAAAAAATCCTACTGCCCTGAGTGTGATATGCCTGATTGCCCGATTCGTTTGCAGCCATATCAGAGCCGTAGCCCCTTCACGGTGAAAAGCTTGACCGCTGAGGTTCCAGAGTCTAACTAG
- the trmB gene encoding tRNA (guanine(46)-N(7))-methyltransferase TrmB, which produces MTESPISTKRRINVTADLPHQTDYTLALNGEYSHIAFDEIRVLANKGKWRSNVFKTAAAVPMDLEVGTGNGTHFAHYAHKNPNRTVVGLELKYKPLIQTIRRADKAGCKNAAVARFHAFNLTDIFEPGEIDNVFIHFPDPWTSPKKPKNRFVQKLNLDLLFDLQKPGSIIEFKTDSLVYFDWAMDEIRLSKYNILFETRDLHNSPIKAENFETAFEKIFLREGIKINFVRLQKPHQ; this is translated from the coding sequence ATGACAGAATCTCCAATTTCCACGAAACGCAGAATTAATGTTACCGCAGACCTTCCTCACCAAACGGACTATACGTTGGCTTTGAATGGGGAGTACTCGCATATTGCGTTTGATGAGATTCGTGTTTTGGCGAACAAAGGTAAATGGCGTTCCAATGTTTTTAAAACAGCTGCGGCTGTGCCCATGGATCTTGAAGTTGGTACTGGTAACGGCACTCACTTTGCCCACTATGCGCATAAAAATCCGAACCGCACAGTTGTCGGTTTGGAACTTAAATACAAACCTTTGATCCAAACGATTCGCAGGGCAGACAAAGCCGGTTGCAAAAATGCAGCGGTGGCGCGTTTTCATGCTTTCAATCTGACAGATATTTTTGAGCCGGGCGAAATTGATAACGTGTTCATTCACTTCCCGGATCCTTGGACTTCCCCGAAGAAACCTAAGAACCGTTTCGTACAGAAGCTGAATCTGGATTTGTTGTTTGATCTGCAAAAACCAGGTTCAATTATCGAATTTAAAACTGATTCCCTGGTTTATTTTGACTGGGCGATGGATGAGATTCGTCTTTCAAAATACAACATTCTTTTTGAGACCCGTGATCTGCACAACTCACCGATCAAGGCTGAAAACTTTGAAACGGCTTTCGAAAAGATCTTTTTGCGCGAAGGTATCAAAATCAACTTCGTGCGTTTACAAAAACCTCACCAGTAG
- a CDS encoding 2Fe-2S iron-sulfur cluster-binding protein codes for MPVISFKKNRTPITVEKGVNLMEALLKGGLPVASSCSGDGVCAKCRIQIVSGAENLSSENETEKFLRETKKVAPDNRVSCQVEVLGDVTVDATYW; via the coding sequence ATGCCTGTGATTTCTTTTAAGAAAAACCGAACTCCCATCACCGTTGAAAAGGGAGTGAACCTCATGGAAGCCCTGCTTAAAGGCGGGCTTCCCGTAGCGTCCAGCTGCTCTGGGGACGGCGTTTGCGCAAAATGCCGCATCCAGATAGTCTCTGGAGCCGAAAATCTAAGCAGTGAAAATGAAACGGAAAAATTTTTGCGAGAAACAAAGAAGGTCGCCCCTGACAACCGCGTTAGCTGTCAGGTTGAAGTCTTGGGCGACGTGACTGTGGACGCAACCTACTGGTGA
- the trxB gene encoding thioredoxin-disulfide reductase, with amino-acid sequence MSQDQKVENVIIIGSGPAGLTSAIYTGRANLEPLMIEGEEAGGQLMITTEVENYPGFDHGITGPDLISVMRKQAERFGTRFITRNVTKVDFSARPFKVWIGEKLHLAKSIIISTGASAKYLGLPSEKTYMNRGVSACATCDGAFFRNQEIIVVGGGDTAMEEAQFLTRFATKVYVVHRRDHFRASKIMAERTMKHPKIQVIWDSEVTEVLGDGKSMTGAKVKNLKTGEVQEMNVTGLFIAIGHKPTTDLFKGILDMNETGYLVTQPNTTYTNIPGVFAAGDVQDHVYRQAITAAGTGCMAAIDAERWLEAQAHH; translated from the coding sequence ATGTCTCAAGATCAAAAAGTAGAAAATGTCATTATCATCGGCTCAGGACCTGCGGGTCTGACTTCGGCTATTTACACTGGCCGTGCAAATTTGGAACCTCTAATGATCGAGGGTGAAGAAGCTGGTGGTCAGTTGATGATCACGACTGAAGTTGAAAACTATCCTGGTTTTGATCACGGCATCACAGGTCCGGATTTGATTTCTGTTATGAGAAAACAAGCGGAACGTTTCGGTACGCGCTTTATCACTCGCAACGTGACCAAAGTGGATTTTTCGGCTCGTCCATTCAAAGTTTGGATTGGTGAAAAACTACATTTGGCAAAATCGATCATCATTTCCACTGGTGCCAGTGCGAAGTACTTGGGATTGCCATCTGAAAAAACTTACATGAACCGTGGTGTGTCTGCTTGTGCAACTTGTGACGGTGCATTTTTCCGCAATCAGGAAATCATCGTTGTTGGCGGCGGTGATACAGCAATGGAAGAGGCACAGTTCCTGACTCGTTTTGCCACAAAAGTTTACGTGGTACACAGACGAGATCATTTCCGTGCTTCTAAAATCATGGCTGAAAGAACCATGAAGCATCCGAAGATCCAGGTGATCTGGGATTCTGAAGTTACAGAAGTTTTGGGTGACGGCAAATCCATGACCGGTGCCAAAGTAAAAAACCTTAAAACAGGTGAAGTTCAGGAAATGAACGTAACTGGACTTTTCATTGCTATCGGTCACAAACCGACGACGGATTTGTTCAAAGGTATCCTGGATATGAATGAAACAGGCTACTTGGTTACACAACCAAACACGACCTATACAAATATTCCTGGTGTCTTTGCAGCCGGAGACGTGCAAGATCATGTGTATCGCCAGGCGATCACTGCTGCAGGTACGGGCTGTATGGCGGCTATCGATGCTGAACGTTGGTTGGAAGCTCAAGCGCATCATTAA
- a CDS encoding response regulator transcription factor, with product MKDKRINTKDLVNKIEKITKARIASQDVVDLDQFREAKKKLDPKIILVIEDDETMRSAMKRILESEGYVTKLAADATELSTVLDDHPVDLILLDVGLPWVNGFELAQLLKEHKDLKKIPLVFVSGKASEEDMKKAFELGADDYIKKPFDVDKLKKTVETLLKLNP from the coding sequence ATGAAGGATAAACGCATTAATACCAAGGATTTGGTTAATAAGATTGAGAAGATCACAAAGGCTCGTATTGCAAGCCAGGATGTGGTTGATTTGGATCAATTTCGTGAAGCAAAAAAGAAATTGGATCCAAAGATCATTCTCGTCATAGAAGATGACGAGACGATGCGTTCTGCGATGAAGAGAATCCTTGAAAGCGAAGGTTACGTGACGAAGCTTGCTGCTGATGCCACGGAACTTTCAACCGTTTTGGATGATCATCCGGTGGATTTGATTTTGCTGGACGTAGGTCTTCCATGGGTGAATGGTTTTGAACTAGCCCAGTTGTTAAAAGAACACAAAGATCTGAAAAAGATCCCATTGGTTTTTGTATCCGGTAAGGCATCAGAGGAAGACATGAAAAAGGCTTTCGAACTGGGCGCTGATGATTACATTAAGAAACCGTTTGATGTGGATAAATTGAAGAAGACGGTTGAGACGCTTTTAAAGTTGAACCCGTAA